In Paroedura picta isolate Pp20150507F chromosome 1, Ppicta_v3.0, whole genome shotgun sequence, the following are encoded in one genomic region:
- the ZBTB2 gene encoding zinc finger and BTB domain-containing protein 2 produces MDLANHGLILLQQLNAQREFGFLCDCTVAIGDVYFKAHKSVLASFSNYFKMLFVHQSSECVRLKATDIQPDIFSYLLHLMYTGKMAPQLIDPVRLEQGIKFLHAYPLIQEASLASQGNFAHAEQVFPLASSLYGIQIADHQARNPTKTTSAGDKPVREPRPQPSRVNQEQVHEGSQSSQVPPPTLPQLPQTNMAPSDPLQSSLSPELVPAAPHSSPPGDETNMEASSSDDQPASLTIAHVKPSIMKKNGSFPKYYACHLCGRRFNLRSSLREHLQIHTGVPFTTSQHGESSVPLSLCNNAPEKDAMEAAEAGMISDSELQQISDSPIIDGQQQAETPPPSDIADIDNLEQADQEREVKRRKYECSICGRKFIQKSHWREHMYIHTGKPFKCSTCDKSFCRANQAARHVCLNQSMDTYTMVDKQTLELCTFEEGNQMDNMLVQTNKPYKCNLCDKTFSTPNEVVKHSCQSQNSVFTLEEDRSILLGGGDAETTESDHSVLDSIKKEQEAVLLD; encoded by the exons atggatttGGCCAACCATGGGCTTATTCTTCTGCAGCAACTTAACGCCCAAAGAGAGTTTGGTTTCCTGTGTGACTGTACAGTTGCTATTGGTGATGTCTACTTCAAGGCACACAAGTCTGTCCTTGCTTCTTTTTCTAATTATTTCAAGATGCTGTTTGTTCATCAGAGCAG TGAATGTGTTCGTTTGAAGGCAACTGACATACAGCCAGATATATTCAGCTATCTCTTGCATTTGATGTACACTGGAAAGATGGCACCTCAGCTCATAGATCCTGTTCGATTAGAGCAAGGAATAAAGTTTCTGCATGCATATCCATTGATTCAAGAAGCCAGCCTTGCAAGCCAGGGAAATTTTGCACATGCAGAGCAAGTTTTTCCTCTGGCATCTTCTTTGTATGGTATTCAGATAGCAGATCACCAGGCAAGAAATCCCACAAAAACAACTTCAGCAGGTGACAAGCCAGTGCGCGAACCAAGGCCGCAACCATCCCGAGTAAACCAAGAGCAGGTGCATGAAGGTTCTCAGTCATCACAGGTACCACCACCAACTTTGCCTCAATTGCCCCAGACAAATATGGCCCCATCTGACCCACTGCAGTCTTCACTGTCTCCAGAATTAGTTCCAGCTGCTCCTCATTCTTCTCCACCAGGAGATGAAACAAACATGGAGGCCTCTTCTTCAGATGATCAGCCTGCTTCTCTCACAATAGCACATGTCAAACCAAGCATTATGAAAAAGAATGGAAGCTTTCCCAAATACTATGCTTGCCATCTCTGTGGCCGACGATTCAATTTGCGTAGTAGCTTGCGTGAACACCTTCAGATTCACACGGGAGTGCCATTCACAACGAGCCAACATGGAGAAAGTAgtgttcctctctctctttgtaaCAATGCTCCTGAAAAGGATGCTATGGAAGCGGCTGAAGCTGGAATGATTAGTGACAGTGAGCTGCAGCAGATCTCAGATTCACCAATAATTGATGGACAACAGCAAGCAGAAACACCACCCCCCTCTGACATTGCCGATATAGATAACTTGGAACAGGCAGATCAAGAAAGGGAAGTTAAAAGACGCAAGTATGAATGTTCCATTTGTGGACGCAAATTCATTCAGAAAAGCCACTGGAGAGAGCACATGTACATACATACTGGAAAGCCTTTCAAGTGCAGTACCTGTGACAAAAGTTTCTGCCGAGCCAATCAAGCTGCTAGACATGTGTGTCTAAACCAAAGCATGGACACATACACCATGGTAGACAAGCAGACACTGGAGCTTTGTACTTTTGAGGAAGGCAACCAAATGGACAACATGTTGGTGCAGACCAACAAACCATATAAATGCAACTTGTGTGACAAAACATTCTCCACTCCCAATGAGGTTGTCAAACATTCGTGCCAAAGTCAAAACTCTGTCTTCACTCTAGAAGAAGATAGATCCATTTTATTAGGAGGCGGGGATGCTGAAACTACAGAGAGTGATCACTCTGTCCTAGACTCTATCAAAAAGGAACAGGAAGCAGTGTTGTTAGACTGA